DNA sequence from the Salvia splendens isolate huo1 chromosome 19, SspV2, whole genome shotgun sequence genome:
TGTATTACTATGAAATATAATTATAGTAATTAAATATTCCTATTCATATTGCACTGTTTGTTAATATAAATgtaaattaatttttcatttttataattttgtatgTGGAGACATGAATATGTTGAGAATGAAATTGTATACATTCTTGAAATGAATTTGCTGTCACACGTAGTATGTGTAGTCATGTCTTGTTGCTTCAACATTCCTAGAATCAATAGCAATTTATTCCTTTTCACATATTTATCTTTTCCATTTTCAGCTTACATGATTTCACCTTCTGATTTCACATAATGTGTGTGGATCTTTTCCAGCAATTCACATATAAATTCTAACTGTTCACTTCTCATTTTCCACTTCTAGTTTTCAAGattttatctttttctctctcttgccTTTAGGGATGAAGTGTTAGAAAATTTACATGAACTTGTGTTACACTTTTTACATGCATGAACGTGCAAGTGAATTAATTACAAAGACACTGCTTTTGGAATATCTTGATATACCATGTGTTGAAGAATGGTGTAGCTAGGAGTGTTCTatttattagtttattttttaattagtttttataaattatgtcctttgttttagtatttattagttttttttaatattttttgcaaCACCATATTAAAATGGAGACTGcatttgaaaattatttaattagtgCTTATATATAATTGTAGCTGCATTAGATCAATCATTGAGAGATACAAGAAAGCAACTATAGATGGTTCAAATGGTTGCACTACTCAAGAAAGCAATACCCAAGTAAGATTCTTtactaatactagtattaaactaAGCAAAATATAACAGAAATTAATACATGAAGAAATACGTTTAACTTTTCCTGCGTTGTTGCAGTTTTACCAACAAGAGTCCAGGAAGCTGAGCCAGCAAATACAGATGCTCCAGGACACAAACAGGTAATAAATATTTACTTGAAAAGACAGCAATTTGCATGCAAATGGTGCAACACCAAGAACTGATGTCCGAATATTGAGGAACCACCTTTGTGAAACCTTATAAGTTCTCCAATTTACCCAAATTTGCTATTATATCTTATAAACTGCTAATAGTTACTATGAAAATATTCCACCCATCAACAAAAAATTATTAGATAACACTAGTTTGAAGTAATGATCtcctttaaattttaaaataactgaaatttgtaaaatttctTAGAACTAATAGTTGATTAAATATGGTTTAATTTCTGCAGGCATCTAAGGGGTGAAGGGTTGAGCTCTTTAaatgtgaaggagttgaagcagCTGGAGAGTAGGCTTGAGAGAGGCATCTCAAGAATCAGGGGCAAGAAGGTAAATTCAccattatataataaattaattaataaatagatGAACTACTAGTAGATAATCTCATAGTAACATCTAAACCTTCTTATGTCACACTACCTTCTATtgaaaatacatatcattctggAGTTTTTCAATTTGTTGAAAATTAATATGGTATTGgacttttttcctctcttaaTTTCATTAGCTCACCTCAATCTCCACATTTCTCAATCTTCATTAATTACAAATTCATACTATTATATTAGGGATAACTTTTggcaaaaatatatttatgtatgcACAAGGTAGAATGACATACAATATATTTAATTGTTATATAAATATTGATTCCAATTCCTCCATTAAGGAACCTAAGGTCTACATGTGATCCAGTTTGTTAGCATTTCTTTGTTTGAGTAATAAaaaagtagtatttattttgttgCTGTGATTATACATATAGCATTTGATAATTGTACTGAGTTTTTACAATGTTGAGCACAGCATGAACTGATCCTTGAAGAAACTGAGTGTCTGCTGAAAAGGGTAAAGTTCTTACACTACAACCAGCCAAATTATAACACAAAATCTATGCTTTTCCTTGACTCTTTCAAAGATTCTATCACGGCCTTATTTTTACTGCAGGAAGCTCAGCTCGAGCAGGAAAATGCATCCCTCAGAGCCAAGGTAAGTGACTTGAGCGTCGCAAAATAAGACTTCTAATAGGGTACGGAGGTAATGTACGTAAATGACACATGTGATTTGTTGATGATTTACAGATTCAAGAAAATGAGAAGCTTCAGCAACTGAGCATGATGCCAGGTGGGCAAGACTTTGCCTTACAGGCATACTATGCAAGAAATATGCTGCAACTCAACATGATGGAGAGTGGATCTGGCTATGAAGCAGCTTCTTCAGACAGGAAAACCGTTCATCTTGGGTACATACTTACAtattctctacttttttttaattattttttaagaataagTTTAGGGGTTTTTAATTAGACATCCTTTTTCTTGGGATATTTGATGCAGGTATTAGTTAAGTGACTATGAGGCTGACTGCAAGTATGGGGGTAACAAGCTTAAGGAAGTAAAAAACTTAGTATTTCAAGTGTTTAATTGGATTGGATCTAGTATAAGTAGTAGTGCCTGCcgtttgatgatgatgatctcAAGACATGAATTTGCTGATTTGTTTTGTTAATTTGTGGTCGGATAATTTCTTATCTTATGTCAGCTGGAAATGCAATGGAACAAGCcatcaaaattttaaagaaaaatacatCAAACAAAGtcattttgagtttttttaaaattaaaattaatcttCCTCAACGTTTATTCACTTTAAACTACAAACAATTACTAAGCATTCTAATCAACGTATCTACTGATTTTTATTAGCCACTGCTCAACATATACTACTACGTATCATTAATAACAAAAATAGAATCCatgtttaaaaaatgtaaactaTTTGTATG
Encoded proteins:
- the LOC121778496 gene encoding agamous-like MADS-box protein AGL11 — its product is MGRGKIEIKRIENNTSRQVTFCKRRNGLLKKAYELSVLCDAEVALIVFSSRGRLYEYANNNCIRSIIERYKKATIDGSNGCTTQESNTQFYQQESRKLSQQIQMLQDTNRHLRGEGLSSLNVKELKQLESRLERGISRIRGKKHELILEETECLLKREAQLEQENASLRAKIQENEKLQQLSMMPGGQDFALQAYYARNMLQLNMMESGSGYEAASSDRKTVHLGY